The Equus caballus isolate H_3958 breed thoroughbred chromosome 12, TB-T2T, whole genome shotgun sequence genome contains a region encoding:
- the LOC138916536 gene encoding olfactory receptor 5A1-like has product MGNTSTTKAWNSSSVITFIFVGFADHPELQVLLFVTFLGFYLVTLSWNLALIFLIRSDTRLQTPMYFFLSNLSFIDICYSSTVAPKMLTDFFQEQKTISFLGCAAQFFFFVGIGLTECFLLTAMAYDRYTAISSPLLYTAIMSQGLCTHMVIGAYFSGFLSSLIQACSIFQLHFCGPNIINHFFCDLPPVLALSCSDTFLSQVVNFLVVVTIGGTSFLILIISYSYIVAAVLKIHSVEGQRKAFNTCASHLMVVTLLFGTALFMYLRPSSSYSLGRDKVVSVFYSLVIPMLNPLIYSLRNKEIKDALWKLLENKKVFS; this is encoded by the coding sequence ATGGGAAACACGTCCACAACTAAGGCCTGGAACAGCTCATCAGTGATCACATTCATCTTCGTGGGATTTGCAGACCATCCAGAACTCCAGGTCCTGCTCTTTGTGACCTTCCTGGGTTTCTATCTTGTGACCCTCTCCTGGAACCTGGCCCTCATCTTTCTAATCAGAAGTGACACCCGTCTGCAAacacccatgtatttcttcctcagcAACTTGTCCTTCATTGACATCTGTTACTCCTCCACAGTGGCTCCCAAGATGCTCACTGACTTCTTCCAGGAGCAGAAGACCATATCATTCTTGGGTTGTGctgctcagttctttttttttgttggcATAGGTCTAACTGAGTGCTTTCTCCTGACTGCTATGGCATATGATCGATACACAGCCATCTCCAGTCCCCTGCTCTACACTGCCATCATGTCCCAGGGTCTCTGTACACACATGGTGATTGGGGCATATTTCAGTGGCTTCCTGAGCTCCCTGATCCAGGCCTGCTCTATATttcagctccacttctgtggACCCAACAtcatcaaccatttcttctgtgacctcCCACCAGTCTTAGCGCTTTCTTGCTCTGACACGTTCCTCAGTCAAGTGGTGAATTTTCTTGTAGTGGTCACTATTGGGGGAACATCATTCCTCATCCTCATCATCTCCTACAGTTACATAGTTGCTGCTGTCTTGAAGATCCATTCAGTGGAAGGCCAAAGGAAAGCCTTCAACACATGTGCCTCACACCTGATGGTGGTGACTCTGCTGTTTGGGACAgcccttttcatgtacctgcgaCCCAGCTCCAGCTACTCTCTTGGCAGGGACAAGGTGGTGTCTGTGTTCTATTCACTGGTGATCCCCATGCTGAACCCTCTAATCTACAGTTTGAGGAACAAAGAGATCAAAGATGCCCTGTGGAAGTTGTTGGAGAATAAGAAAGTGTTTTCCTAG